The Helicobacter sp. 12S02232-10 genome contains the following window.
TTGATTAGCAATAGCAAGAGCTTTTGTAAGGGTTTCATAATGATCTTTTCTTGCCTTACCCCATTGGGCAGGAACAAAAATAATTTCAGCCCCACAAATTCGTTTCCACAAATCAATAAATCTAAGTTCAAAACAATTTAAAGCCCCGCATTGAATACCATCAATAAAAAAAGGAGTGATCTCCTCAATATTTCCGGCTTGAAAATGCAAATGCTCTTCTCCAAGCAAAAATAATTTATGTTTTGCTTGCTTGTGGATTACTTCGCCTTTATGAAAAACCTTTAAATTATTATAAAAATAATTGCCATTTTTTTCAATCATCGTTGTAATAATGCTCTTATCATTTGATATTTTTAAGAGATATTCAGTGACTTTTTTAGAAAAATCACTTGCCTCTTCCATTCTCTGATAAGCAAACCCACTAAAAACAACTTCAGGGGTCAAAACGATAGAATCTTGTGGGCATTTTTGAATCAAATCCCCAATTTGAGCAAGATTAACCTCAAAATCTTGCCGTGTTTTAATCTGCAAAGCATACAATCGTTTAGAAATCATCAAAATTTACGCTCCCTTTCGCATAATTGGTTACTTTAGCTTCAAAAAAATTCGTTTTTTGATCGTTAAAACTAGCAAATTGATCGACCCATTTAATAGGATGAGGGACATTATAAAGTTTAGAAATACCCACTTTTGAAAGCCTCTCATCAGCTAAATAACGGATATATTGATGGATAATCTCTGATGTCAATCCTAAAATCTGTCCTTGAGTGATATAATCTCCCCAAGCTGACTCAATTTCAACGGCTTTTTTAAACATTTCAACCACTTCTTCTTCAAGATCTTTTGTAAATAAATCTGAACGCTCACTTTTCAAAGCATTGATCATATTTTGAAACAACACCAAATGCGTCACCTCATCACGCTGAATAAAGCGGATCATCTGAGCAGATCCAAGCATTTTCCCACTACGAGCCAACGTATAAAAATAACTGAAGCCGCTGTAAAAATAAATCCCCTCCAAAATCTGATTGGCAAACATTGCTTTAACAAAATTTCTTTCTGTCGGATTTTTGGCAAGCTCCAAATAAACATTGGCAATATAGTCGTTTTTACTTCGAAGCTGCATATCTGTACGCCACATATCATAAATTTCATCAGTATTTGCAGAAATGGATTCCACCATCACTGCATAACTTTGGGAATGCAAGGCTTCCTCATAGGCCTGTCTAACAAGAATAAGATTAATTTCAGGACTTGTAACATAAGGATTAACATTATCGATCAAATTATTGGTTTGAAGACTATCCATAAAAATCAGCTGGGCTAAAGCCCTATCATAGCCTAATTTTTCCTGATCGGTAA
Protein-coding sequences here:
- a CDS encoding carbon-nitrogen hydrolase family protein; the protein is MISKRLYALQIKTRQDFEVNLAQIGDLIQKCPQDSIVLTPEVVFSGFAYQRMEEASDFSKKVTEYLLKISNDKSIITTMIEKNGNYFYNNLKVFHKGEVIHKQAKHKLFLLGEEHLHFQAGNIEEITPFFIDGIQCGALNCFELRFIDLWKRICGAEIIFVPAQWGKARKDHYETLTKALAIANQAFVVASDSANDQMAKGSAIITPYGLVYKDDGREIVSLEADLNEVNKMRKYIHIGLELKNV
- a CDS encoding ribonucleotide-diphosphate reductase subunit beta, which codes for MYDHIVARKKIYNPNSTEGVNDRKIFGGNPTSMFDLNKIKYQWAYNLWKLMLANTWFPEEVNMNPDKRDYNGGLTDQEKLGYDRALAQLIFMDSLQTNNLIDNVNPYVTSPEINLILVRQAYEEALHSQSYAVMVESISANTDEIYDMWRTDMQLRSKNDYIANVYLELAKNPTERNFVKAMFANQILEGIYFYSGFSYFYTLARSGKMLGSAQMIRFIQRDEVTHLVLFQNMINALKSERSDLFTKDLEEEVVEMFKKAVEIESAWGDYITQGQILGLTSEIIHQYIRYLADERLSKVGISKLYNVPHPIKWVDQFASFNDQKTNFFEAKVTNYAKGSVNFDDF